AGCAGGAAGGCCCGTGCCCCGGGGCTCCCGATGCCGAGGGGGCGGCACAGAGTGGATTTGGCCTTCTGCATGGACACTGCTGACCCTGTGTCAGGCTGTCCCCGATGCTTCGAGAGACAGGCCACCCGCCCCCTCATCCAGTCTGGTCAGGAGCGAGGGCCTGGCTACGCAGCACCCATTGGCCATCTTGGGGTGGCCCTGGGCCCTCAGAGGCAGCTCCGGGAGCAGGAGGTCCGGATTCTGAATGACCGTGGGAGGGAAGCCTGTGCGGGGACTCAGCCGGGAGCTGCCCGGATGCAAAACTCGGTCCTGAGAGCAGCTGGACACACGGAGGAGACCAACTGCGGGGCCCTGGGCCCAAGTGGAGTGGGTGCTGACAGAGCACCTGCTGGTACCCGACACAGGCCCGGGAGCCCCACCGAGAACCCCGGGAGGGGACCGGGCGAAGCCACCAGGGGCAAGTGTGTGCCCCGCAGCACCCAGCATGGGCATGGGCGGGCCTGGGCAGCTCCCGGGAGCGTCACGTGCAGGCGTCTCAGGGGACAATTAACAGCAGGTGCTGCTGCTGAGCCAGCGTGAAGGCATGTGAACTCCTGGGCCAAACACGAGACTTCTCCCCAGGTGGAATCACTCTCGTGTGTTTCTGGGGCTCTAAGGGAGCCCGGGGACTTCTGTGCCACCAAAACAGGCTGGGACAGGCCCACCCCCACTCTGGAGACAATACTCGGCTTCCTGGCGGCTTTACTTGATTCACACTGAGGACTCaacgggaggaggagggaagatcTTTCTGAACTGATGCACTCAGTGCCTCTCCCACTCCACCGGGTACCAgacaggaggaggcagggaggagcccTGGGGAAGGCAGCCGCCAAATCCCCACAAACTGAAACTGTTACTCTTTCTCCGAATTCAGGCAAAGGGTCAATACACACAGCTCCAGGCTATTGCTCTAAAATCATCAAAGGTCGAGGGCTGACATTTACCAAAGTCTCTTCCAAGTGTGTGACAAGTATGAACGTCACCCCTGTATAAGCACAGAGTGGTTAAGCAACAAGCttcaggtcacacagcaagtgggTGGCCTGGGATGCAGGTCCAGGCCTGGGCTCTAAGCCCCTGATCCCGCGTTTGCATCGCCCATCTGTTAACAGCTCCAAAGGGAACTGTTTGGACCACAGAACTCGGTCATCCAGAGGCTGACCCGCCTGAGGGTGTCCAGCTCCCTCTCATAGacgtttcctttcttttcccGCTCCCCTCCCAGAAAGGGCGCCAATAAGCACGCCTTCATCCCAGGGCTGCTGGACGGAGGTTCCCCCGGACCCCTTGGGCGGCCACACAGGCCCGCCCCCGTCTAGACCAGCGCTGTGGTTTCTCCAGAGCCGGCCGGCCTGGACTTCCGGCCCTGCTCCCTTCGCAGGACCCTCTTGCTCCTCTTTTCAGGCCCTGCGGCTTTAAGCACCCACTCCCCAGTCCCCCGGGCCTGCGTGTCCAGCAGGACCCCGCCTGGGCCGTCCTGACGGTCCAGGGGACGCTGCAGCCGCACCCTGCCACCCACGCACACCTGCGCTTCCCGCCTGGCGCGCTCTGAGCCCGACCCCACCCTCCGCGCCCCACCCCGCGGCGCCGGCGCGGCCGCACAGCCCGAGCAGGCTCTACAGCTGCGCGGGCTCACCGCCCCGAGACCGAGGCCCTCcgtcccagccctgcccagcaTACGCccggccccctcccaccccccgggACCTGCGGCGGCCCTCGCTCTGCCCGTCCGCGGCTACGCACCGCCGACCCGGGTACTGGGGAAGCGCCAGCCGGCCCCCGCCGCGAACCCCAGCAGCAGGGCCGCGCGGGCGCCCAGCCGGGCCCTGACCGCGCCCCAAGAGGCCTCGGTGCCCAAGGCCGCACCGTCTCCGACCGCCCGGGACCTCAGCGGCCACTCCGCGACCTCACCTCGCGCGCGCTCCGCACGCTCTTTCGCACCGCCCCACCCCTTACTGCCTCTTCCTCCAATGAGCGCAGGGCGCCCGCGCCGGATGCGCCAATCAGAAGAGAAGCGGGGCCCACGTCGCCGATTGACTGGCCAATCCTAAGTCTCAGTCgccccgagggggcggggcgtgCTCGGGCGGGTCCTCGCTGACCATTGGTGACTGGCcgcaggggggcgggggaggcgccCTTGCGTCGATTGGAGCACGCGGCGGCGGGGCGGATCCCGGGCGCCGATTGGTCCGCGTTCTGGACCTGGCATGACGACTGGACGCGGGCGCTGTCAGCCACGCTGGCGGGGCGGGGCTCCCGGGGGGCTCGGGCCCGGCTgcgggcggcgggcagcgggCGAGCGCTCGGGCGGCGTCATGTCCTCCGAGGTGGCCGCGCGCCGCGACGCCAAGAAGCTGGTGCGCTCCCCCAGCGGCCTGCGCATGGTGCCTGAGCACCGCGCCTACGGCAGCCCCTTCGGCTTGGAGGAGCCGCCGTGGGTCCCGGACAAGGAGGTAGGTCGCGGCCGCCCGCCAGCCCCGGGACCCCGGCTGCTCCCCCGGCCCTCCTTCCGTCCGCGCCGGCTCCCCGGGCCCGCCCGGCCTGCCCGGGCGGTGCGCCCCGCCCTCGGCTCCCCGCGCCCCCGGCCCCGGCGGTCCTCCCTGGCGGACCCCCGGCTCCACCCTCGCCCAGGTGCTCCGCCTGACCCTTTTCGCTGGTGCGcggcccccccaccccgacctcCCTCCGTGATTCCGCCCGGGCCCTGCCCCCTGTGCCGTCGTCTGTGGACCGGCCGCCTCTCGCGGTCGTTGGGCTGGAACTTTTCTGACAGTTGCCTCCCCGTCCCCGCGCGGGGACCgggagtggggggggggcagCGTTTCTTTGCGATCGGCGCTCGGGCAGGGCCCTCGAGGTGCGCTGCGGTGCTGGGGGGTGCTGGGTGCGAGCGGGCGTCGTCAGGCGGGGCGTCTGCAGGGCGGCCTGCCTGGGGAGTCGCACCTGCtcccggcggggcggggcggccccTCTGTGCCCTTGTGTGCTGCGCTCAGGAGTTTGGACCGGATCCCTAAGCCAGTGGCTCTCAGCTGTGCGAAGGCTGGCGGAGAAGCCTGGTGCGTTCCTGTCAATCTCGAGCGTCTAAGAGACGGGAAAAGACCACGCTTTGGGAACAAGCTCTAAGTTACAGCCACTCGTGTTCTAGCTGACCGCTTTTCCTCTCTGCCCGGGGAATCGCGGTGGCAGGTTTTCCGCAGGGAAGGGTGGGGAGGTACGGGAGGAATGCGATCGGGTGTTTTCCAGGCACCGGAGCGCTCAGAAGCTGGGGAGGGGCGGTTGGCCCGCGGGCAGGACGAGGGGAGGGTTCATTCCCTCCGCCCCCTGGTCACCGAGGGCCCCCGCGGTGCTCCAAGGCGGCAGGACTTTGGGCGTGGGCCGCGGGGATCCCTGGGCCGGGCTCGGCCCCTTCGTCCCCGCCTCTTGGCCTTCTTGTCGCCCCAACTATGCTCTTTCTTTTCTGCGTTTGTCCTCCGGGTGCTTGTAGTCTCTGAACTCAGGGAATGTACTTTTCCTCACACGGTCTCCTTGGTTAGTGTTGTTGAAAGGtggttaaagaaagaaaaaggtaacATCACAGCTCTCATTCTCTAAGCCAGCGCGTGTCCAGGAGCTCGTTTAACTGAATCAGtgagggagcctggcaggtgtcATCAGGGCTCAGAGGGAAGTCCCAGCAGCACCGCCTGACCTGGGAGGCGGCAGGGGAAGGGGCCGAGGTCCAGCCGGATTGATCGGCCCCACCGTGGGGGGCGGAGTCAGGACGGGCCAGTGCCGCTGCCTACAGCCTCTCCACCCCCTCAGCCCAGGCCAGCGTGTCAGCCGTTTCTGGTGTTGTCCCCAAGGGCCATTTTAGACATTTCTTCCCCCGACTGATCCCAGTGCAATGCTCACAGCAGGAGCTGTCTGTGAGTGGAAGCCGCCTGGACGCTCTGCGGTTCGCTCTGGGGCCCCTCTGTCCGTCTTCGGGGCCCTTTGTCCTTTCCTGAAATGACCGCCTCGCTATTCCCCTGCCTCGGGTGTCCTCTCTGAGCAGTGGGGCGTCCGGCCCGGCCTGGAGTCTGCGGGCTCCGGGGGAAAGGCAGGAGTCAGGCGGAGGTGCTGCCGCCTTGGCGCTCCCTCCCCAGTGGAAGTTTCTTGTGCTGGAAGGCTGGCGGGGTGCCCTCCAGAAACACACCCCAGTTTGCCGTCTCAGCAGCCAAAGAAGGCAGAGGGAGCtctgaggaggggaggaggcctCCCAGTGGCCGTGACCCGAGTTTGAGGAAGTGCATGTTGACATGTACTGGGCAGGGGCCGCATCTGCAGTGACCGAGGGGAGTGTTCTGGAGGACAgcagcctggggtggggcagCTTGGGCTGGGAGTCAGATGGAGTCTGCCTTCGACCTGGGTCAGCTcaggggggaggtgggggttccCCTGCTGCCTGCCCGGCTCCGCGGCGCTCAGCCCACCCCGTGCTTCCAGGGCCACGATCCCGGGGTGTGTGTGGTTTGGAACAGGCAGGGTGTAGGGAGAGCAGGGGCGGGTGGGGAACATGCCTTCACCCGCGCCCACTCGGCTGTGCGGGGACGAGTGTTGGTCGTGTCTGGAGCCGTCCGCACCCATCATTCCTCAGCGGTCTGTCGACTGTTGACTCTGTGCTTGGCCCTGTGCCACCTCGGTGCCGCGGGCCCACGGGGACCTCCCTCACAGATGCTGGGAAACTTGGGGGTGTGCGTTATCTGTGACTCTTGGCTTCTCAGAGGGGTTCCTGCCGCCAGAAATAACAGACTCGCTTTTCTGTGTGCCTCCAAGAGCTTGTGAGGTTGAGGGGAGCAGTGGTGGGACATGGGGGGCCTGGCGGAGACCTGGGCCCAGCTTGGGCCTTGTGTGACTGCATCCGCATGTCCCCCGGCGAGGAGCGTGTCCAGGGTGCAGCCGTCGGAGACTGCAGTGACCCGTGCACATGCCCCGTTCCTGCCGTCCCGGGTGTGACAGCGGGGACGGCGGCTCTGCGCTGTTGTCTCGATGTcacttcagttcagccgctcagtcgtgtccgactctttgcgaccccatggactgcagctccccaggctgccctgtccatcgccaactcccagagcttgctcaaattcatgtccatcaagtcagtgatgccgtccaaccatctcatcctctgtcgtccccttctcctcctgccttcaatcttttctcaccatcagggtcttttccaatgagtcagttctttgcatcaggtggccaaagtattggagcttcagcttcataatcagtccttccaatgaatattgaggactgatctcctttaggatgaactggttggatctccttgcagtccaagggactctcaagagtcttctccaacaccacagttcaaaagcataaactctttggtgctcaggccttgtttatggtccaactctcacatccacacatgactactggaaaaaccatagctttgactaaatgaacctttgtcggcaaagtaatgtctctgctttttaatatgctgtctaggtttgtcatagcatttctttcaaggagcaagcatcttttaatttcatggctgcagtcaccatctacagtgattttggagcccaaaaaataaagtcatgtttccattgtttccctatctatttgccatgaagtgatgggaccagaagatgccgtgatcttcattttttaatgttgagttttaagccaactttttcactctcctcctttattttcatcaagaggctctttagttcttcttcgctttctgccataagggtggtgtcatctgcatatctgaggctattgatatttctcctggcaatctggattctaGCTTCTGCTTCACccaacctggcatttcgcatgatgtactcttcatgtaagttaaataagcagggtgacaatatacagccttgacgtactcctttcccaatttggaaacagtccattgttctgtgtccagttctaactgttgtttcttgacctgcatacagatttcttaggaggtaggtcaggtggtctggtattcccatctcttgaagaattttccacagtttgttgtgatccacacagtcagaggctttgacatagtcaataaagcagagtagatgtttttctggaactctcttgctttttctgtgatccagcggatgttggcaatttgatccctggttcctctgccttttctaaatccagcttgaacatctggaagttcacggttcatgtactgttgaagcctggtttggagaattttgggcattactttgctaacgtgtgagatgagtgcaattgtgcagtagtttgaacagatAGTAGTCGTCTTGACGTCAAATGCTCTGCAGAGGCAAATGGGGGACACAAGTGTGTCAAACAAGAAGCAAAGGCGGACTTGGGTGGGGAGAGATTATGTTTCAGAGGGTCATGGTGGGGTGGTTCAGACCAAGGGATCCacaggctgtccaggggcaggaggcaggggcttCTCCATGGGGGCACGGCCCAGGCTGCGGGGAGCAGGGTGGGAGGGGCAGGTGGGATGCGGATGGTGTGATCTGATAGCGGGTCGGATGCATCACCCCTGGACTGTCTCAGGCTAAGAGGTGGGTCAGAGTTCAAGGGCCTGAAGGAAGGAGAGATTAATGAACGTTGCATCAAGTGAGGTTCGTGCACACGTCGTTTCGGTCCATGAGGGGACAGGCAGGTCTGTGGGGCCCGCCTGCGGCCCCGTCTGGCTTGTGGAGGGTGGCTGGGGTGTCTGTGCGTCTCCTCCAGGGCATGTGAGGAGGGGGCTCTTTGCATGACGCTTTCCGAGAACACTGCCTGTGGGGTCCCCGTCTTGGGCCTCTGGGATCCCAGGTGGGTCCCTTGTGGTGCGGCCCAGGGGCCCTGCAGGCCCGCCCGCTCACTCAGGAGCTGCCCACGGCCCCTGTGGCCGGTGGGACACCGCCGCTGGGGGCAGCCCTGGCTGTCCTGCGGGAGGCGGTGTCCACGCCCGGGGGGCTCTGCGGGAGAGGCAGGCCCGTCCTGGGAGGCGCCCCCGCCCCGTGTTGTCGGATTCAGCTCGTCCCTGGGCTGCTGGGGGGTCTGCTCCTCAGATTTGCCCGTGAccttgttttttttaacatttcattgCTTCCCTGAGTTAATTGAGTTAAATGTTTGACATgggttcattttatatttgtaggAGTTACACTTTTACTCTTTAACAATGGTTGCTTTTCAACAGATGCATTAACACATGTAACTGGAAAACGTATCTTTATGACTGACTTCTTTTCGAGGAGCCTGAGAAACACTCCCGTGGGAGCCTGGCGTCTCGGAGGACAGCGCCGGGGCGGCGGGCCCCTGTCGCTGCAGCCTCAGAGGGCGGCGGGCGGCTGTCCCAAAGGCGCTTCTCCTTAAACATCGCTTTGGCCTCTCGCTTTGGCCTCTCGTCTGTCTTCTGACTGTTGTACTTTGAAGGAGCCGCCCGAGCACCCCCAGGGCTCCCGGGCAGCTGGTCGGCAGAGACCACCGTCTCCAAGCAGGCCTCCAGGGCTTCTGCGCTGGGCTGCCAAGGGTGGCCCCCAGTCCCCGGAGGCCTCTGTTCCGGCCCGGCTTCCTGTGGCCCTTTCTGGTTTCTTCCTTCATCGCTGCTGCTCACCTCCCCCACGTCCTTGGCAGTCTCCTGCCGCTGTCAGCCGCTGGCTTCCTGGAGCAGCGAGGGGACGGGTCGGGGCCGCCAGGCTCGGACCCCCGGCTCCCCTGCCCTCTCGTGGGGACCTGTGGAGACCCCCCCTTAGCGCCGGCTCCCTCCCGTTTGTGGGTGAGAGTCCTGGGGCGCAGTGCAGGGGCCCCGCAGGTGGCTGGCGGCCCGTTGTTGACCTGGTCAGGGTGGGCGGGCCGCCCggggaggacccagcagtggCCGCTCGCCCGTGCACGTGTGTGTCCGTGTGCGGGTCCAGCTTCTCCCCTGTGAGACCCCAGCCCCCGCCCGCCCTGGGGGCACCGTGGGGACCGGCCTGGGCGCCTGTGGCTTCAGGGGCGGGCGTCGCCGGGGCCTTAGGCCTCACGGGGGAACTGCCGGGTCCTGGTTTCCGGACCGTCTCCCCGACGGCAGTCCCCCACCCCGGGCCTCTCCTCTGGGTTCAGTCAGCGGCTCAGGGCGCAGCGCTGGGCCCCGGCCTGGGCTGGCGTTGTAGCTGGTCTCAGACCAGGTGTGAATTCTTGACTTTCAGGTCTTCACCCGCTGCTCTCGTTTCTTTGTTTAATTCTATTTTCATGTCAAATCGTTCTCTTGataattttaagtttcttttctcttatataaTCCCTAGGAAAATTACCTTGtttaaaaatctgctttctgAATAACCGTTGGTTTATTTAGATTAATGCAAAATGTCTAGCTCACTGATGTTTTTCAGGGAGTGTGGTGTGGTCTGAGTTTAGAGCTTGGTCTCGGTTGCTCAGATGTGAGCCTCCCGGCAGGGGGGACAGGGTCGTCTCCACAACCGCACCTTCACCCAGGGGACTCTGTGGTGGGTGGACGTGTGAGGTCACGGGAGAGTGTGGCACACACAGGCCCCGCCCCACGTGGAGGTCTGAGTGCCACACACGGAACGTTCCAGAAGTGACAGAGGCGCAGTGGCGGGGCTGGTAGGGACAGCTGGGATTGGCCAGCTCGGGCCTGAGGCGGGCAGACCCTGCAGGTGATTCCGGAGGGCCAGGCCCTTGGTCCCGGCGGGAAAGCTGctgaagaacaaagagaaacaagaaagcatCAGTCACGGGTCACATAAAGCTTAGACGGCTGCTCAGTGCCGGGCCATGGCCGCTGGGTGCGGGTGGGGCGGGGGCCGGCCTGCGGCAGGGGGCACCTGCAGACTGGCCTTGCCGACCgccctcccctggagaagggcgctGGACCCAGCTTTAGATCGACTTGGAACGGTGGGCCCGGCCCTGCCCTGAGTtgggcctggggggaggggagggggtcaaGGTCAAGCCCTGTGTTGGGAGCAGGAGCAGCCCTCGCCTGGGTTCTGGCTGCCCTGAGTGAAGCCAGGCAGAGGGCGGCCCTGCTGACCAGGACCCACCGAGGGCGGGCGGGTCAGGTGAGGGTCACGGTCAGGGCGCCTGGCCCCCTGCCTGGTGGCGGCATTTCACCGGCCTCATAGGAGTGTGCGGCTTTCCCACCGCGGAGGCCGGGCCTCGCCACGTGGGGACAGTGCGTCCGCGCTGTCCGGTGACAGGTCAGGGCGCTCCTGTGGTGGTGGCCGGGTGACGACGTGGCCGTCTCCAGGCTGGGCCCTGGTGGTCCCGGGAGCACTgtccccagcctctcctcccGAACCCCGGGCGCCCGGGCCTGGCACCACCGCCGGCTGGCCGCTGACCCAGCTGCGGCGTCTCCAGGCTGCGCGGCCTGACCCCCTGTCACCTTGCCTCCTAGTGCCCGAGGTGCATGCAGTGTGACACCAAGTTTGATTTTCTCACCAGGAAGGTGAGCTGGGCGGGTCAGGAGGGCGGCCCAGGTGGGGTGCGGGGGCGGGGCCCCTCGAGCCCGCGCTGTGCGGGGCGCTCACGCCGGTGCCGCCTCGCCAGCACCACTGCCGCCGCTGCGGGAAGTGCTTCTGCGACAAGTGCTGCGGCCAGAAGGTGGCGCTGCGGCGCATGTGCTTCGTGGACCCCGTGCGGCAGTGCGCCGGGTGCGCGCCGGTGTCGCGGCGCGAGGCAGACTTCTACGACCGGCAGCTCAAGCTGCTGCTGAGCGGTGAGCGCCGGGCGGGCGGGTGGGACTCCGTCGGGTCTCCCCAGGACCTGGcagccctctcccccaccccctgccacctccTGGCAGCATCGGGCCGGGCTGCCCTGGGGGTCCCCTGGGGGCGGGTCGGCGCCCTGCGATTCGGGGGAGCCCCAGGCGGCGCCTCTGGCCTCCGGCATTGCACCCCGACCCCGTCACGCCCTTCCCGCCGCCACCTCGCCCCCTTCTGTCCTCCACACGTCCCTCGCCTGGAGGGGGCGGCGCGGGGGGCTGCCGCGTGCTCACGTCTGGGCCCCTCCGCAGGAGCCACCTTCCTCGTGACTTTCGGGAACTCCGAGAAGCCGGACACGATGATCTGCCGTCTTTCCAGCAACCAGAGGTGAGGGCGGGTGCTTTTCACCTGGCACTGGGTGCCCGGAGCCTCGGGGGGCCGTGGCACGGACGCCTCTGTCGCCGCAGGTTCCTGCTTCTGGACGGGGACGGGGACGATCACCGCGAGATAGAGGTGGCGCGCATCGCCGCCGTGCAGATGCTCACGGAGGGCCTTCCTCCCGGAGGTAGGCACCGCGGGCCGGGGGCTCCCGGCTCCGCTCAGGGGCTTGCGAGGCGCAGAGGAGGTTCCCTGGACGTGGTCTCCGCGCTCTCCCGTCTCTCGCGGCTGGCATCACCCGGCTCCCCAGGGCCTGTGGCGGGGCCCCCAGCTCTGCCGGCCCCCAAGGGCGAGGACGGGGACGGCCCGGCCCTCTCCCCTGAACCCCGCTCCTGGGCCTCGGGTCCGAGCGCGGAGGCTGACCCGACCCCTCTCTCTGATTTCTGACCGGCCTTGCTGTCTTCCGCCTGCCTGCCTGACGTAAAGACACTCTCGCTCACACCAGCCTCCCCGGCAGCCGGCCGGTCGCCGAAGGTCAGCGTGTTttcggggcgggggtgggtgtgGTGGGGCTCCCTGTGAGGCACTCGGGCCTGAGGCGGCCAAACCGTGAAGCCGTCTGTCCCCTGGGCTCGGCTGTTCTCTCCTGAGGGGGAGCTCTGCTCCGCGGCCAGTGCCCGCCGGCCCTGGCCAGGGAAGAATGGGGAGGGGGCGGCAACCTGCTAGTGCGTGCGGCCCGGCCGCCTGGTGGTGGGCCGCTCCTTCCCGACGGGCAGGGCCaggtgggcggggccggggctgCTGGCGCCGCGCCCTCTTCTGGCGGCTCCTGGAGCGCAGGGAGCCCGCTCTGCCCGGCTTCCTGGAACCGGTCAGTGCCCAGAACCCTGTGTTGGAGCAGGGGTGCGGGGGTTGGTGGAGGGCAGGGAGGTCCCTGCGCGTGCGCTGTCCACAGCAGCGTCGCCCACTTTCTGTCGAGGGTCGGGCTGAACGTCGACTCCGCCCTGACGGCCACAGGCTCTCAAAATGCAACACAGGCACAGGAGTCAGGGAGGTGTGGTCACGGGCCTGTACAAGCCCCCTTCAGGAGCAGGTGGTGGGCAGAGCGCAGCGGGCTGCCCcagagcgggggtggggggttggcgCCCCTTCAGAGAGTCCAGGGGATGAGCCGGCTGACACAGCTGGGACCACTGCTTGTGAACGTCCTGGGGGCTTGGCACTTCCGGCCGGGTTCTGCGCTGCGGGGACCCCCCAAAGACAGCCTTCCAGGAGCTTGTGTCCTGGGGTGGCCTGTGGTCCCTCCGCTTTGACCCTGGCGCTTGCAGTGGGGTGGGTGTGAGGCCAGCACGACAGGCGAGTGTAGCCTGGGGCGGGGCCTGCTTCCGCCACTGTGCCTCTCGCAGGGTCTCAGCCATGGGCCGCCAAGTGTTTGACCTGGGCCCTGGCCGGCCCTGTAAGCTCAGGGTCGGCCACCAGGCAGCCGCTACCCTGACACAGGCCCCACCGAGAGGCCAGCTGTGAGGCCAGCACCAGGGTCAGGAAGGGGGTGCCCGGGCCGCTGCTTTG
The window above is part of the Dama dama isolate Ldn47 chromosome 13, ASM3311817v1, whole genome shotgun sequence genome. Proteins encoded here:
- the ZFYVE21 gene encoding zinc finger FYVE domain-containing protein 21 → MSSEVAARRDAKKLVRSPSGLRMVPEHRAYGSPFGLEEPPWVPDKECPRCMQCDTKFDFLTRKHHCRRCGKCFCDKCCGQKVALRRMCFVDPVRQCAGCAPVSRREADFYDRQLKLLLSGATFLVTFGNSEKPDTMICRLSSNQRFLLLDGDGDDHREIEVARIAAVQMLTEGLPPGDTLAHTSLPGSRPVAEGGNARATGMTLQYTAPGAEGLAQLTLTAGEDAEGSRRQATAWLAAMHKAAKLLHESRDQ